One genomic segment of Salmo trutta chromosome 8, fSalTru1.1, whole genome shotgun sequence includes these proteins:
- the LOC115198653 gene encoding kinesin-like protein KIF21A isoform X3: MSGQDESSVRVALRIRPQLAREKIEGCHICTFCMPAEPQVMLGKDKAFTYDYVFDMDSQQDSIYTHCTEKLIEGCFEGYNATIFAYGQTGSGKTYTMGTGFDVNISEEELGIIPRAVKHLFRGIEERRQTATEQGKPVPEFKINAQFLELYNEEVLDLFESTRDMDGKRQKSTIKIHEDANGGIYTVGVTTRTVTSETEMMQCLKLGALSRTTASTQMNIQSSRSHAIFTIHLCQVRVCTPDDSESNETDNHLANGSSEINSEFETLTAKFHFVDLAGSERLKRTGATGDRAKEGISINCGLLALGNVISALGDRSKRSTHVPYRDSKLTRLLQDSLGGNSQTVMIACISPSDRDFMETLSCLNYANRARNIKNKVMVNQDKASQQISALRTDIARLQMELMEYKTGKRMVGEDGMESINDMVHENSMLQTENSNLRIRVKAMQETIDAQRARLTQYLSDQANQVLAKVGEGNEEIGNMIQNYIKEIEELRGKLLESESVNENLRKTLSRANTRSSLYAGGGSFSPAHLAPEIVASDIIEMAKKDLEKLKKKERKKKKRLQRLEESHHEDKLPSVVKEGVPDNEQERGNDEAEVDDHVSDHEEGEELEGEEDEYEMEGEESSDESDSEELDEKEDFQADLANITCEIAIKQKLIDELENSQRRLHTLKQQYEQKLMMLQSKIRDTQLERDKVLHNMGSVETCTEEKAKKIKLEYEKKLSSMNKEMQKLQSAQKEHARLLKNQSQYEKQLKKLNQDVAEMKKTKVGLMRQMKDVQEKNRATESRRNREIATLKKDQRKHEHQLRQLEAQKRQQDLILRRKNEEVTALRRQVRPTSGKVNRKVSLPEPLQDPSHRGIPGRPHSAGAADPNGTPRKYPLRTGSVYTTRTARAKWQSLERRITDIIMQRLTISNMEADMNRFLKQREDLTKRREKVSRKREKIATEGTDTDRSIQSLNEEMDALAANIDYINDSIADCQANIMQMEEAKEEGDTVDITAVISSCNLSEARFLLDHFLHMAINKGLQAAQKDSQVKMMEGRLKQTEINSATQNQLLFHMLKEKAELNPELDALLGNALQENGDDSSSDESSTPSPATEGSSLSSDLLKLCGEAKPRKARRRTTTQMELLYAGSGEFDSPTGDFSASLLPLAEAQEGTGDMGTVAGHLGDRELTVSPSALSTRIAGLSGVWSSMGAERRSLERSPLTPRRMLEKGGPPPLDIKEHTPMDPKGHPARETKSHIPMPTATEKTKITDTKPTLEESLIYQGQRGVINPVSSPKSSQAARLQCVFVAEGHTKPVMCVDCTDDLLFTGSKDRTCKVWNLVTGQEIMSLGDHPSSVVSVRYCSSLVFTVSTAYIKVWDIRDSAKCIRTLTSSGQVSTGDSCVSLRSLSIPPGENQINQISLNPTGSFLYSASGNLVRMWDLRKFVSTGKLTGHLGPVLCLIVDQMGNGQDVVLTGSKDHNLKMFEVTEGVQGSIVSCHNFEPPHQECIVSLAVKGNSLYSSSRDYCIKKWDLSRKRLVQQVASAHSDWVSALGVVPGCPVMLSADRGGLLKLWHADTLAPLGDLRGHDSPVNGLATNSSQLFTASDDRTVKIWQAKGSLEEGIH; this comes from the exons acTGGTTCGGGGAAGACCTACACCATGGGTACAGGGTTTGACGTGAACATCAGTGAGGAGGAGTTGGGCATCATTCCCCGGGCAGTCAAGCACCTCTTCAGGGGCATTGAGGAACGACGGCAGACCGCCACAGAGCAGGGCAAGCCTGTACCCGAGTTCAAGATCAACGCACAGTTCCTGGAG CTGTACAATGAGGAGGTGTTGGATCTGTTTGAATCAACGCGGGACATGGATGGGAAGAGACAGAAGTCCACCATCAAGATTCATGAGGACGCTAACGGAGGCATCTACACTGTGGGAGTCACCACGCGCACGGTCACCTCCGAGACAGAG ATGATGCAGTGTCTGAAGCTGGGTGCTCTGTCCCGTACTACAGCCAGCACCCAGATGAACATCCAGAGCTCGCGCTCCCATGCCATCTTCACCATCCACCTGTGCCAAGTCAGAGTCTGCACTCCAGACGACAGC GAGTCCAATGAGACAGACAACCATCTGGCCAACGGTTCCTCTGAGATTAACTCTGAGTTCGAGACGCTGACGGCTAAGTTTCACTTTGTGGACCTGGCCGGGTCGGAGAGACTAAAGAGGACAGGAGCTACTGGGGATAGAGCCAAGGAAGGCATCTCCATCAACTGTGGACTG CTTGCGCTGGGTAACGTGATCAGTGCTCTGGGGGACAGGAGTAAGAGGTCCACCCACGTGCCTTACAGGGACTCGAAACTCACCCGGCTACTGCAGGACTCTCTGGGAGGAAACAG TCAAACGGTGATGATCGCGTGTATCAGCCCATCTGACCGGGACTTCATGGAGACACTGAGCTGTCTGAACTACGCTAACAGGGCCAGGAACATTAAGAACAAGGTGATGGTGAACCAGGATAAAGCCTCCCAGCAGATATCAGCTCTAAGGACTGATATTGCCAGGCTACAGATGGAACTGATGGAGTACAAGACG gGCAAGCGTATGGTGGGGGAAGACGGCATGGAGAGCATCAACGACATGGTCCATGAGAACAGCATGCTACAGACAGAGAACAGTAACCTGAGGATCAGGGTCAAGGCCATGCAGGAGACCATTGACGCCCAGAGGGCCAGACTCACACAGTACCTCAGTGACCAGGCCAACCAGGTTCTGGCCAAAGTGG GTGAGGGGAATGAGGAAATTGGAAATATGATCCAGAACTATATCAAAGAAATCGAGGAGCTCAG AGGCAAGCTCCTGGAGAGTGAGTCAGTGAATGAGAACCTCCGTAAAACCCTGTCCCGTGCCAACACACGTTCCTCCCTGTACGCTGGTGGGGGCTCCTTCTCCCCAGCCCACCTCGCCCCCGAGATAGTGGCTTCCGACATCATCGAGATGGCCAAGAAAGATCTGGAGAAACTcaagaagaaagagaggaagaaaaagaAGAG ACTGCAGCGGCTCGAGGAGAGTCACCATGAGGATAAGCTTCCCAG TGTGGTCAAGGAGGGGGTGCCAGACAACGAACAGGAACGAGGCAACGACGAGGCTGAGGTG GATGACCACGTCAGTGACCATGAGGAAGGAGAGGAGCTTGAGGGAGAAGAGGATGAgtatgagatggagggagaggagagctcGGACGAGTCAGACTCTGAAGAACTGGATGAGAAAG AGGACTTCCAGGCGGACCTGGCCAACATCACGTGTGAGATCGCCATCAAGCAGAAGCTGATAGACGAGCTGGAGAACAGCCAGCGCCGTCTGCACACGCTCAAACAGCAGTATGAACAGAAACTCATGATGCTGCAGAGCAAGATCAGAGACACACAGCTGGAGAGGGACAAGGTGCTGCACAACATGG GCTCGGTGGAGACGTGCACAGAGGAGAAGGCTAAGAAGATTAAGTTAGAATATGAGAAGAAGTTGAGCTCTATGAACAAGGAGATGCAGAAGCTGCAGTCAGCCCAGAAGGAACACGCACGCCTCCTCAAGAACCAATCACAGTACGAGAAACAGCTCAAGAAACTCAACCAGGATGTGGCTGAGATGAAGAAAACAAAG GTGGGTCTGATGCGCCAGATGAAGGATGTGCAGGAGAAaaacagagcgacagagagccgACGCAACCGAGAGATCGCTACTCTGAAGAAGGACCAGCGCAAACATGAG CACCAACTGAGACAGCTGGAGGCTCAGAAGAGGCAGCAGGACCTGATACTACGCAGGAAAAATGAGGAG GTGACAGCTCTGAGGAGACAGGTGAGGCCCACCTCAgggaaggtgaacagaaaggtgAGCCTACCGGAGCCCCTCCAGGACCCTTCACACCGCGGCATCCCAGGCAGACCTCACTCTGCTGGGGCAGCAGACCCCAATGGCACCCCAAG GAAGTACCCGTTGAGGACGGGGAGTGTCTACACCACCAGGACAGCCCGGGCTAAATGGCAGTCTCTGGAGAGACgcatcactgacatcatcatgcAGAGGCTGACCATCTCAAACATGGAGGCTGATATGAACCGCTTCCTCAAG CAACGTGAGGACCTGACCAAGCGAAGGGAGAAGGTGTCTCGCAAGAGGGAGAAGATCGCCACAGAGGGGACCGACACGGACCGAAGCATCCAGTCTTTGAACGAAGAAATGGATGCCCTGGCGGCCAACATCGACTACATCAACGACAGCATCGCTGACTGTCAGGCTAACATCATGCAGATGGAGGAAGCGAAG GAGGAGGGAGACACGGTGGACATTACCGCTGTGATCAGCTCCTGTAACCTATCAGAAGCCCGCTTCCTGCTTGATCACTTCCTGCACATGGCCATCAACAAG GGTCTGCAGGCGGCCCAGAAGGATTCCCAGGTGAAGATGATGGAGGGCAGGCTGAAGCAGACAGAGATCAACAGCGCCACTCAGAACCAGCTGCTGTTCCACATGCTGAAGGAGAAAGCTGAACTCAACCCTGAGCTGGACGCTCTGCTGGGCAACGCACTGCAAG AGAATGGAGATGACAGCAGTAGTGATGAGTCCTctacccccagcccagccacagaGGGAAG TTCATTGTCCTCTGACCTCCTGAAACTGTGTGGAGAGGCCAAACCTAGGAAG GCacgcagaaggacaaccacccagATGGAGCTGCTGTATGCTGGTAGTGGTGAATTTGACTCGCCTACGGGGGACTTCTCTGCCTCCCTGCTACCCCTGGCAGAGGCCCAGGAAGGGACAGGGGACATGGGGACAGTAGCAGGACATCTCGGGGACAGGGAACTCACTGTGTCCCCCTCAGCACTGTCCACCAGGATAGCTGGACT TTCTGGAGTGTGGTCTTCTATGGGAGCTGAGAGGAGATCACTGGAACGCTCGCCTCTAACACCCAGGAGGATGCTAGAGAAGGGAGGACCACCCCCCTTAGACATCAAGGAACACACACCTATGGACCCCAAAGGTCACCCAGCACGAGAGACAAAGTCACACATACCCATGCCCACAGCTACAGAGAAGACCAAAATCACAGACACCAAACCAAC GTTGGAAGAGTCGCTTATATATCAAGGACAAAG AGGGGTGATCAACCCCGTGTCATCCCCTAAGAGCAGCCAAGCTGCCAGACTACAGTGTGTCTTTGTGGCTGAGGGACACACCAAACCTGTCATGTGTGTCGACTGCACTGATGACCTACTCTTCACTGGCTCTAAAG ATCGTACGTGTAAGGTGTGGAACCTGGTGACTGGTCAAGAAATCATGTCTCTGGGAGATCATCCCAGCAGTGTGGTGTCTGTTAGATACTGTTCCAGCCTGGTCTTCACTGTCTCCACCGCTTACATCAAGGTCTGGGACATCCGAGACTCCGCCAAGTGCATACGCACACTCAC gtCGTCAGGCCAGGTGAGTACAGGGGACAGCTGTGTGTCTCTCAGGTCCTTGTCCATCCCTCCAGGAGAGAACCAGATCAACCAGATTTCTCTGAACCCTACGGGATCCTTCCTCTACTCCGCCTCTGGCAACTTAGTCCGCATGTGGGACCTCAGGAA GTTTGTGTCTACTGGGAAGCTGACGGGTCACCTGGGTCCGGTCTTGTGTCTGATCGTCGACCAGATGGGCAACGGTCAAGACGTGGTCCTAACGGGGTCCAAGGACCACAACCTGAAGATGTTTGAGGTGACAGAGGGTGTCCAGGGCAGTATTGTGTCCTGTCACAACTTTGAGCCACCACACCAGGAGTGTATAGTCTCTCTGGCTGTTAAGGGGAACAGTCTCTACAGCAGCTCCAGAGACTACTGCATCAAGAAGTGGGATCTGTCCCGGAAACGACTAGTACAG CAGGTGGCGAGTGCCCACTCTGACTGGGTAAGTGCGCTGGGTGTTGTGCCAGGGTGCCCGGTAATGCTGAGTGCAGACAGGGGAGGTCTGCTGAAGCTGTGGCACGCTGATACCCTGGCACCGCTAGGAGACCTTAGGGGACACGACAGCCCTGTTAACGGACTGGCTACCAACAGCAGCCAACTATTCACTGCCTCAGA TGACCGGACAGTGAAGATTTGGCAAGCAAAGGGTTCTTTGGAGGAAGGGATCCATTGA
- the LOC115198653 gene encoding kinesin-like protein KIF21A isoform X2, with protein sequence MSGQDESSVRVALRIRPQLAREKIEGCHICTFCMPAEPQVMLGKDKAFTYDYVFDMDSQQDSIYTHCTEKLIEGCFEGYNATIFAYGQTGSGKTYTMGTGFDVNISEEELGIIPRAVKHLFRGIEERRQTATEQGKPVPEFKINAQFLELYNEEVLDLFESTRDMDGKRQKSTIKIHEDANGGIYTVGVTTRTVTSETEMMQCLKLGALSRTTASTQMNIQSSRSHAIFTIHLCQVRVCTPDDSESNETDNHLANGSSEINSEFETLTAKFHFVDLAGSERLKRTGATGDRAKEGISINCGLLALGNVISALGDRSKRSTHVPYRDSKLTRLLQDSLGGNSQTVMIACISPSDRDFMETLSCLNYANRARNIKNKVMVNQDKASQQISALRTDIARLQMELMEYKTGKRMVGEDGMESINDMVHENSMLQTENSNLRIRVKAMQETIDAQRARLTQYLSDQANQVLAKVGEGNEEIGNMIQNYIKEIEELRGKLLESESVNENLRKTLSRANTRSSLYAGGGSFSPAHLAPEIVASDIIEMAKKDLEKLKKKERKKKKRLQRLEESHHEDKLPSVVKEGVPDNEQERGNDEAEVDDHVSDHEEGEELEGEEDEYEMEGEESSDESDSEELDEKEDFQADLANITCEIAIKQKLIDELENSQRRLHTLKQQYEQKLMMLQSKIRDTQLERDKVLHNMGSVETCTEEKAKKIKLEYEKKLSSMNKEMQKLQSAQKEHARLLKNQSQYEKQLKKLNQDVAEMKKTKVGLMRQMKDVQEKNRATESRRNREIATLKKDQRKHEHQLRQLEAQKRQQDLILRRKNEEVTALRRQVRPTSGKVNRKVSLPEPLQDPSHRGIPGRPHSAGAADPNGTPRKYPLRTGSVYTTRTARAKWQSLERRITDIIMQRLTISNMEADMNRFLKQREDLTKRREKVSRKREKIATEGTDTDRSIQSLNEEMDALAANIDYINDSIADCQANIMQMEEAKEEGDTVDITAVISSCNLSEARFLLDHFLHMAINKGLQAAQKDSQVKMMEGRLKQTEINSATQNQLLFHMLKEKAELNPELDALLGNALQAENGDDSSSDESSTPSPATEGSSLSSDLLKLCGEAKPRKARRRTTTQMELLYAGSGEFDSPTGDFSASLLPLAEAQEGTGDMGTVAGHLGDRELTVSPSALSTRIAGLSGVWSSMGAERRSLERSPLTPRRMLEKGGPPPLDIKEHTPMDPKGHPARETKSHIPMPTATEKTKITDTKPTLEESLIYQGQRGVINPVSSPKSSQAARLQCVFVAEGHTKPVMCVDCTDDLLFTGSKDRTCKVWNLVTGQEIMSLGDHPSSVVSVRYCSSLVFTVSTAYIKVWDIRDSAKCIRTLTSSGQVSTGDSCVSLRSLSIPPGENQINQISLNPTGSFLYSASGNLVRMWDLRKFVSTGKLTGHLGPVLCLIVDQMGNGQDVVLTGSKDHNLKMFEVTEGVQGSIVSCHNFEPPHQECIVSLAVKGNSLYSSSRDYCIKKWDLSRKRLVQQVASAHSDWVSALGVVPGCPVMLSADRGGLLKLWHADTLAPLGDLRGHDSPVNGLATNSSQLFTASDDRTVKIWQAKGSLEEGIH encoded by the exons acTGGTTCGGGGAAGACCTACACCATGGGTACAGGGTTTGACGTGAACATCAGTGAGGAGGAGTTGGGCATCATTCCCCGGGCAGTCAAGCACCTCTTCAGGGGCATTGAGGAACGACGGCAGACCGCCACAGAGCAGGGCAAGCCTGTACCCGAGTTCAAGATCAACGCACAGTTCCTGGAG CTGTACAATGAGGAGGTGTTGGATCTGTTTGAATCAACGCGGGACATGGATGGGAAGAGACAGAAGTCCACCATCAAGATTCATGAGGACGCTAACGGAGGCATCTACACTGTGGGAGTCACCACGCGCACGGTCACCTCCGAGACAGAG ATGATGCAGTGTCTGAAGCTGGGTGCTCTGTCCCGTACTACAGCCAGCACCCAGATGAACATCCAGAGCTCGCGCTCCCATGCCATCTTCACCATCCACCTGTGCCAAGTCAGAGTCTGCACTCCAGACGACAGC GAGTCCAATGAGACAGACAACCATCTGGCCAACGGTTCCTCTGAGATTAACTCTGAGTTCGAGACGCTGACGGCTAAGTTTCACTTTGTGGACCTGGCCGGGTCGGAGAGACTAAAGAGGACAGGAGCTACTGGGGATAGAGCCAAGGAAGGCATCTCCATCAACTGTGGACTG CTTGCGCTGGGTAACGTGATCAGTGCTCTGGGGGACAGGAGTAAGAGGTCCACCCACGTGCCTTACAGGGACTCGAAACTCACCCGGCTACTGCAGGACTCTCTGGGAGGAAACAG TCAAACGGTGATGATCGCGTGTATCAGCCCATCTGACCGGGACTTCATGGAGACACTGAGCTGTCTGAACTACGCTAACAGGGCCAGGAACATTAAGAACAAGGTGATGGTGAACCAGGATAAAGCCTCCCAGCAGATATCAGCTCTAAGGACTGATATTGCCAGGCTACAGATGGAACTGATGGAGTACAAGACG gGCAAGCGTATGGTGGGGGAAGACGGCATGGAGAGCATCAACGACATGGTCCATGAGAACAGCATGCTACAGACAGAGAACAGTAACCTGAGGATCAGGGTCAAGGCCATGCAGGAGACCATTGACGCCCAGAGGGCCAGACTCACACAGTACCTCAGTGACCAGGCCAACCAGGTTCTGGCCAAAGTGG GTGAGGGGAATGAGGAAATTGGAAATATGATCCAGAACTATATCAAAGAAATCGAGGAGCTCAG AGGCAAGCTCCTGGAGAGTGAGTCAGTGAATGAGAACCTCCGTAAAACCCTGTCCCGTGCCAACACACGTTCCTCCCTGTACGCTGGTGGGGGCTCCTTCTCCCCAGCCCACCTCGCCCCCGAGATAGTGGCTTCCGACATCATCGAGATGGCCAAGAAAGATCTGGAGAAACTcaagaagaaagagaggaagaaaaagaAGAG ACTGCAGCGGCTCGAGGAGAGTCACCATGAGGATAAGCTTCCCAG TGTGGTCAAGGAGGGGGTGCCAGACAACGAACAGGAACGAGGCAACGACGAGGCTGAGGTG GATGACCACGTCAGTGACCATGAGGAAGGAGAGGAGCTTGAGGGAGAAGAGGATGAgtatgagatggagggagaggagagctcGGACGAGTCAGACTCTGAAGAACTGGATGAGAAAG AGGACTTCCAGGCGGACCTGGCCAACATCACGTGTGAGATCGCCATCAAGCAGAAGCTGATAGACGAGCTGGAGAACAGCCAGCGCCGTCTGCACACGCTCAAACAGCAGTATGAACAGAAACTCATGATGCTGCAGAGCAAGATCAGAGACACACAGCTGGAGAGGGACAAGGTGCTGCACAACATGG GCTCGGTGGAGACGTGCACAGAGGAGAAGGCTAAGAAGATTAAGTTAGAATATGAGAAGAAGTTGAGCTCTATGAACAAGGAGATGCAGAAGCTGCAGTCAGCCCAGAAGGAACACGCACGCCTCCTCAAGAACCAATCACAGTACGAGAAACAGCTCAAGAAACTCAACCAGGATGTGGCTGAGATGAAGAAAACAAAG GTGGGTCTGATGCGCCAGATGAAGGATGTGCAGGAGAAaaacagagcgacagagagccgACGCAACCGAGAGATCGCTACTCTGAAGAAGGACCAGCGCAAACATGAG CACCAACTGAGACAGCTGGAGGCTCAGAAGAGGCAGCAGGACCTGATACTACGCAGGAAAAATGAGGAG GTGACAGCTCTGAGGAGACAGGTGAGGCCCACCTCAgggaaggtgaacagaaaggtgAGCCTACCGGAGCCCCTCCAGGACCCTTCACACCGCGGCATCCCAGGCAGACCTCACTCTGCTGGGGCAGCAGACCCCAATGGCACCCCAAG GAAGTACCCGTTGAGGACGGGGAGTGTCTACACCACCAGGACAGCCCGGGCTAAATGGCAGTCTCTGGAGAGACgcatcactgacatcatcatgcAGAGGCTGACCATCTCAAACATGGAGGCTGATATGAACCGCTTCCTCAAG CAACGTGAGGACCTGACCAAGCGAAGGGAGAAGGTGTCTCGCAAGAGGGAGAAGATCGCCACAGAGGGGACCGACACGGACCGAAGCATCCAGTCTTTGAACGAAGAAATGGATGCCCTGGCGGCCAACATCGACTACATCAACGACAGCATCGCTGACTGTCAGGCTAACATCATGCAGATGGAGGAAGCGAAG GAGGAGGGAGACACGGTGGACATTACCGCTGTGATCAGCTCCTGTAACCTATCAGAAGCCCGCTTCCTGCTTGATCACTTCCTGCACATGGCCATCAACAAG GGTCTGCAGGCGGCCCAGAAGGATTCCCAGGTGAAGATGATGGAGGGCAGGCTGAAGCAGACAGAGATCAACAGCGCCACTCAGAACCAGCTGCTGTTCCACATGCTGAAGGAGAAAGCTGAACTCAACCCTGAGCTGGACGCTCTGCTGGGCAACGCACTGCAAG CAGAGAATGGAGATGACAGCAGTAGTGATGAGTCCTctacccccagcccagccacagaGGGAAG TTCATTGTCCTCTGACCTCCTGAAACTGTGTGGAGAGGCCAAACCTAGGAAG GCacgcagaaggacaaccacccagATGGAGCTGCTGTATGCTGGTAGTGGTGAATTTGACTCGCCTACGGGGGACTTCTCTGCCTCCCTGCTACCCCTGGCAGAGGCCCAGGAAGGGACAGGGGACATGGGGACAGTAGCAGGACATCTCGGGGACAGGGAACTCACTGTGTCCCCCTCAGCACTGTCCACCAGGATAGCTGGACT TTCTGGAGTGTGGTCTTCTATGGGAGCTGAGAGGAGATCACTGGAACGCTCGCCTCTAACACCCAGGAGGATGCTAGAGAAGGGAGGACCACCCCCCTTAGACATCAAGGAACACACACCTATGGACCCCAAAGGTCACCCAGCACGAGAGACAAAGTCACACATACCCATGCCCACAGCTACAGAGAAGACCAAAATCACAGACACCAAACCAAC GTTGGAAGAGTCGCTTATATATCAAGGACAAAG AGGGGTGATCAACCCCGTGTCATCCCCTAAGAGCAGCCAAGCTGCCAGACTACAGTGTGTCTTTGTGGCTGAGGGACACACCAAACCTGTCATGTGTGTCGACTGCACTGATGACCTACTCTTCACTGGCTCTAAAG ATCGTACGTGTAAGGTGTGGAACCTGGTGACTGGTCAAGAAATCATGTCTCTGGGAGATCATCCCAGCAGTGTGGTGTCTGTTAGATACTGTTCCAGCCTGGTCTTCACTGTCTCCACCGCTTACATCAAGGTCTGGGACATCCGAGACTCCGCCAAGTGCATACGCACACTCAC gtCGTCAGGCCAGGTGAGTACAGGGGACAGCTGTGTGTCTCTCAGGTCCTTGTCCATCCCTCCAGGAGAGAACCAGATCAACCAGATTTCTCTGAACCCTACGGGATCCTTCCTCTACTCCGCCTCTGGCAACTTAGTCCGCATGTGGGACCTCAGGAA GTTTGTGTCTACTGGGAAGCTGACGGGTCACCTGGGTCCGGTCTTGTGTCTGATCGTCGACCAGATGGGCAACGGTCAAGACGTGGTCCTAACGGGGTCCAAGGACCACAACCTGAAGATGTTTGAGGTGACAGAGGGTGTCCAGGGCAGTATTGTGTCCTGTCACAACTTTGAGCCACCACACCAGGAGTGTATAGTCTCTCTGGCTGTTAAGGGGAACAGTCTCTACAGCAGCTCCAGAGACTACTGCATCAAGAAGTGGGATCTGTCCCGGAAACGACTAGTACAG CAGGTGGCGAGTGCCCACTCTGACTGGGTAAGTGCGCTGGGTGTTGTGCCAGGGTGCCCGGTAATGCTGAGTGCAGACAGGGGAGGTCTGCTGAAGCTGTGGCACGCTGATACCCTGGCACCGCTAGGAGACCTTAGGGGACACGACAGCCCTGTTAACGGACTGGCTACCAACAGCAGCCAACTATTCACTGCCTCAGA TGACCGGACAGTGAAGATTTGGCAAGCAAAGGGTTCTTTGGAGGAAGGGATCCATTGA